The sequence GGCGCGGCGCTCATCGAGCTTTGCTTCGAGGCGCGCGAGCTGCTCGGGCGTGAGCCGGCTGTGCACCTCTGCCGCGACCGTCCAGAGCATGCCTGGCTCAAGGTGGCGCTCTTCGAACGAGCGGGAGGCAGCTACGAGGTCGTCGGACGCGGCGCCTGCATCGGAAGCCACGCCCGTGACGGCGGAGGCAAGGGTGACGGTGTCCGTCGTGAGAGCGTCGCTGGCCTCGTCGGCCGAGTCGCAGCCCGTGAGAAGGAGGCCGAGTGCAAGCAGCAGAACAAAGAGCGCGGGCATGGCAAGCAGGTCGGAGCCGCTGGTGACGCGGCGGGCGCAGTAGGTCATGGCACGTGTGGTTGGATGAACACGAGAGCGGACCACCGTGGCCCGCGAACTGTGCCTCCAATCTGACCACCCTGGGTGCGGCGAATGTCACAGAGCTGTGGCGGAGCGCCTGCAGTCGTGTGGGAAGCGGGTCACAAGAGGCCGCGGCCCTGTCGCGATTCCCGTGCGGGCCGCGGTCTACCGTGGGTCCCTCCTAGGTCACGGTGACATTCAAGCTGACGGTCGCTCGTGTCCTCGACCCTGCCTCCGCTTTGTGAGCGCGTGACCTCCTGAAGGTCGGTACATTCTAGTATTGAAAAACCCTGAGAGAACAATAGTGTAGGCCACGTGACAATAAGCATGTAGGAGTTGGATTAATCTAGCGTAAGATCTTGGTAAGTTATTAAACCTTAATAATCGGAGCAGATAGCGCCTGTATAGTCATCTCTCCTGTCCATTCCAACTCGTCTCTACTCTCTCATGCGGTCATTCTTTTCCCTACTCACGCTGCTGTTCTTCGTAGGCTTCTCCGGATGCGCTGACGACTTTGCTGGTCCGACTGTCACAGAGCTTGCCCCTGCCGCCACAGAGCTTGCAGCATCAGACGTGTCTTCCGAGTGTACTACCTCCGTAACGACAGCGGCAGCCATTGTCCGTGGCGGTACCATCGAGGTCACAGCCTCCCAGGTCACCAATGGCGCGCTAAACCTGACGTTCCAGCGAAGCATCAACGGCGGTACCTGGCAAACGTTTGCGACGACCAGCGCGGTGGGCTCGGGCGGCTCGATCACGGTGACGGATCCAGCCTACGGTCCTGGCGGCTCGTCCGACCCCAAGGCAGAGTACCGCACCAACTACTTCTGCCGCGAAGACTTCCTCTGGACCGAGTTCTCGGCGCCATCGAACCGGATCGCCATCGGACCTGTGACGAGTGAATTCTAGAGCGGACACGCCCAGCCCCGACGAAGAGCCCTAGGGTCTTGCCGGTCAATCCCGGCAAGGCCCATTTTTGTATCAGTGTGCGGCCGTCACCCGTGGCAGACAGGCAGCAGCGGAAGGCTCTAGTACCGAGGCAGGCCGGTCGCGGGGTCGATCTCGCGCACCTCCCAGTAGTTCGAGGAGCCACCCATCGCCTCAATGCCGTTCATCATCGAGGCATGCATGCCCTGCGACATCTGGCTGAGCTGCGCCCACGTCGCTGGGTCCACGTCCTGGCCTTGCAACTGGCTCGACCAGTCGGGGATCGGCTGTGCGCCGTAGGCAGCCTGTGCCTGCTGCTGCATCTGCGCCTGGAGCGCCTGCTGCTGCTGGGCTGTGAATGCGGCGAGGTTGGCCGCCACGAGGTCCCACGTGATGCCCGCCGACGAAAGCTGCTGCTTCTCCGCCAGCGGCATCGTTGGGAAGGCCTCGATGAGGTAGGCGCGGTATTCTGCCTTCGCCTGCTCAGACATAGCCGCGCCGTTGGCCTCGGCGGTAAGCGCGGTCAGGTTCACCATCCCATCGACATCCCACGAGGTCAGGGTGAGGTTGTTGGCCGGGTCCTGTCCCACGACCTGCACGTAGCGCCGCAGGACCGTCACGAAGCGCGGCGTCTCGTCCATGCCCTCGGCGAGGGTGTGGAACGCGCCCACGAGCGCCTGGCGCATCCCGCCCACCGCGATGGGGTCGCTGAGGCGGAGAATCTGGGTCATCGCCTCGCGCAAGTCAGCCACGTCCGCGAGGTAGGCCTGCGGATCCTTGTCGAACTCGCCGAGCGCGAACTGCTTGATCTCGCGGCGCTCCTGCCTCGTGATAGGCTGCCCGATCATAAAGTTGAGCAACTGTACGGCGAGTTCCACATCGCCCTCGGTGAGGGCCCGTCCGTTCTTCTGCGCGAGCGCCTGTCCCCCGGACGACGCGGGCGTCTGGCCGGGAGCAGCGACGCGCTGGAACTGGTAGCCGTTGCCCTGCGGGTCTACAGCGGCAAACTGCGTGTCGTTGATCCCGGTGACTTGGTACTGCCAGACCGCGCCCGTCTGCTCGTAGAGCGTGATGATGGTGCCGTCGACGTGGTAGGTACCCCCGGTGGCCTGCACGCCCTGGGCAGCGTAGGATCCGTCGCTGTTGAAGACGACCGTGATGCTGACGTTGGGCTCGTGCCACGTTCCGAGGAGTGTTTGTGCCTGCACAGTCGCGGTGGCGAGGAAGAGCGAAGCGAGGAGGGCGAGTCGCATAGTAACGATCGGGTTAGGAATGGAAGGCACAGCACCCTACATGCGCAACGGTCGCCCGTCAAGGATCATCCGGTCGGCGGTTTTTGGGGAAGGCGTACGGACCTTGTCGGGGACGAGCGCGGCGGCGCTGTAGGGAAAAGGCGCGAGACTGTCCAAGGGCCGTCACCGAGCGTGTGAAGCGGCTACTTTGCGCCCGACTCGTTGCTTTGCTTCTTCGACTTCCGCGGCCTTGCCGATGACGCCTGAGCTTGCTCAACTCCGCGACTTCCTCGCGGCCCACGCCCCCTTCGACGCGTTGCCCGAGGCCGACCTACAGCGGGCTATCCGGTCGCTCGACGTGCGCTATGTCCGTCGTCAGCAGCCGATTCTGGCGCTCGGTCAGCCCAACGCACACCTGCACGTCGTGCGCAAGGGCGCCGTCGAGGTGACGGGGCCGCAAGGGGGGCTGGTGGCCCGGTACGGCGAGGGCGACAGCTTCGGTTACCCCTCGCTCCTCGGCGATGGCATTGCCAGCGCGCACGCCACGGCCATCGAGGACACGCTGCTCTACCAACTGCCGGTGGAGACTTTTCGCGCGCTGCGCGCACGGCACGCCGACTTCGCCGAGTTTTTCGACGAGGCGCAGGCGCACCGCCTCCGGGCCGCCCTCGACCGCCGCACGCAGGCCGCCGAACTCGTCACGCCGGTTCGCAGCCTGCTCAAGCGCGCGCCCGTCACGATCCCGCTCGACGCCTCGATCCGCACCGCCGCGCAGACGATGGCCGAGGCGCACGTCTCGTCGCTCCTCGTCGTTGAGAAGGCCGCGGAGGAACCGGGCGGGCCAGGGCGACTCTTCGGCATCCTCACCGACCGCGACCTCCGCACGCGCGTGCTTGCCGAGGGCCGCGACCCCGACGGCCCCGTGCGCAGTGTGATGACGCCCAACCCGGCCGTCATCGGCGCGGACGCGCTCGCCTTCGAGGCACTGCTACGCATGACCGCGCGCAACATCCACCACCTGCCCGTCCTGGACAGCGGTGCGCTCGCGGGGATCGTCACCGTCACCGACCTGATGCGCCTGCAGGCGTCGTCGCCTGTCTTCATCGTGGGCGACATCGCCAAACAGACCACGCCCGAGGGCCTTGCCCGGGTGGCCGAGCGGCTCCCCGACCTGCTACTGCGCCTCATCGAGGCCGACGCCAAGCCGCGCGACATCGGGACGGTGGCCACAGCCGTGGCCGACGCGCTCACGGAGCGGCTGCTGACGCTCGCCGAGGCGAAGCTCGGCCCGCCGCCGGTGCCCTACGCCTGGCTCGCCCTCGGCTCGCAGGCGCGCCAGGAGATGAACGCCCACTCCGACCAGGACAACGCGCTCCTCCTCCACGACGACTTCGACCCCGGCGCGCACGACGCCTACTTCGCCGCGCTGGCGCAGTACGTCTCCGGCGGGCTCCACGGCGCGGGCTTCGTCTACTGCCCCGGCGACGTGATGGCGACGAACCCGCGCTGGCGGCAGCCGCTCGCCGCGTGGAAGCGCACCTTCACCACGTGGATCGAGCGGCCCGACCCGAAGGCGGTCATGCACACCACGATCTTCTTCGACCTCCGCCACGGCTACGGCGACGAAGCCCTTACGCGTGCCCTCCGCGCCCACATCCGCGAGTCGGCTCGCAGCAACCAGATCTTCCTCGCCACCCTCGCCGTCGACGCGCTCCAGTTCGAGCCGCCGCTTGGCTTCTTTCGCACCTTCGTCGTGGACCGCTCTGGGGAACACAAAGACACGTTCGACATCAAGACGCGCGGCCTCGCGCCGCTGGTTGACATCGCGCGGGTATACGCGCTTGCGTCTGGGGTGATGGCCGTGAACACGCACGACCGATTTGCCGCCATCGCCGAGGCGGGTGCGGTCAACCCGAAAGACGCCACGAGCCAGGACGACGCCTTCGAGTACGTGGCGATGACGCGGCTGCGGCACCAGGGCCGCCAGCTTCGTGTGGCTGAGACGCCGGACAACCGCATCGCGCCGCGCGAACTCTCGCGCCTGGAGCGCACGCACCTGCGCGACGCGTTCAAGGTGGTCGTCACCGCGCAGGAGAGCCTGGCCTCCCGCTACAACACGGCGATGATCAGCTAGCGCACCACCGTGACGCGCTCGGTGAGGGCGACGCTGGGCGTGGAGAGCCGCACCACGTAGACGCCACTCGGCAGGCCGGTCGCGTCGAGCGTGACCGTGTGCGTGCCGGCGGGGCGGACGCCCTCAGCCACGACGGCCACGCGGCGTCCGAGCAGGTCGTAGACCTCCACGCGGGCCTCTTCGGCGGTTGGCAGCGAGAAGTCGACCTGGGCCGTGGTGGAGACCGGGTTGGGATAGACCGAGGCGAGGCGGTAGGTGCCCAGAGTAGGGAGGTCCTGTGTGTCGCTGGTACGTCCGCACTCAGAGGGGCCTTGCGCCGTGGCAGATAGCAACCCATCGGGCTGCAGCGCAGTGGACGGTGCAATCCTGCCTGATTCGAGCGGACAGCCTGCCGCATTCGTGAGGCAGGGAAAATATCTACTGTAGACGCCCTGCGCGTTGTCGAGCAGGCTAGCCTCGCTGGTGCCCGCCACGAGGGCGAAGACCTGCGTGACGGGGTCGCCGCTGGCCGGGAGCGTGAACGGCCCCTGGCCTACGACCACAGCGCGCTCAAGCTCACCGTCGGCAGGCGTTACGTTCGACGATAGGGCCGTGAACAGGTCCTCGTCCGTGCCACCCGAATCGGTAGTGTAGCCGCCGAGAACCGAGCCCGGGAAGGCATTCTCCTCAACAACGGCCATGACGCCGTAGTACTGGGCCATGTCAGCGTCGAAGACGTAAGCCAGGTTGTAGAGCCCGCTCCAACCACCGGAGTCGTTGGTGGAGGCGTCGTCACCGTCGTCCACCACGTCCCAGTCGGCGAAGATGCCGAAGTACGCGTCGTTGATGTCAGCGCCGGTCGTGCTGGACACGGAGAGCTGCATGATGATGTGTGTGCATGCGGGAGGGCCTGCATCTACAGGGGTACCGAAGGTGAGGTTCACTACCTTCACGCCCAGTTCCTCCGAACGAAACGATGCCTGTGTCGCGGGGTCACGACCTTCGTTCAA is a genomic window of Bacteroidota bacterium containing:
- a CDS encoding putative nucleotidyltransferase substrate binding domain-containing protein, yielding MTPELAQLRDFLAAHAPFDALPEADLQRAIRSLDVRYVRRQQPILALGQPNAHLHVVRKGAVEVTGPQGGLVARYGEGDSFGYPSLLGDGIASAHATAIEDTLLYQLPVETFRALRARHADFAEFFDEAQAHRLRAALDRRTQAAELVTPVRSLLKRAPVTIPLDASIRTAAQTMAEAHVSSLLVVEKAAEEPGGPGRLFGILTDRDLRTRVLAEGRDPDGPVRSVMTPNPAVIGADALAFEALLRMTARNIHHLPVLDSGALAGIVTVTDLMRLQASSPVFIVGDIAKQTTPEGLARVAERLPDLLLRLIEADAKPRDIGTVATAVADALTERLLTLAEAKLGPPPVPYAWLALGSQARQEMNAHSDQDNALLLHDDFDPGAHDAYFAALAQYVSGGLHGAGFVYCPGDVMATNPRWRQPLAAWKRTFTTWIERPDPKAVMHTTIFFDLRHGYGDEALTRALRAHIRESARSNQIFLATLAVDALQFEPPLGFFRTFVVDRSGEHKDTFDIKTRGLAPLVDIARVYALASGVMAVNTHDRFAAIAEAGAVNPKDATSQDDAFEYVAMTRLRHQGRQLRVAETPDNRIAPRELSRLERTHLRDAFKVVVTAQESLASRYNTAMIS
- a CDS encoding PA domain-containing protein — translated: MRALRYTLLFALLVPGAALAQVVGETNAILTIAGNEYAVAATQNYGVQFENGTTFGPFQVVQALDATEPNLPGNTIDGCSPFDNAADIAGNIALISRGACAFVTKAENAAAAGAVAYIVYGDERVNGDPLINMGGDCDESVCSVPGVFLSRRDYKAILPDVKLGEEATITIEFSDLPSVGEVATGVVNLPIYDNGFFGAVPENNYAPVASELPFTFNGFTPLRIGSVLVSTDGTVAGSPYAEASEYVRTSTVLTGTLNEGRDPATQASFRSEELGVKVVNLTFGTPVDAGPPACTHIIMQLSVSSTTGADINDAYFGIFADWDVVDDGDDASTNDSGGWSGLYNLAYVFDADMAQYYGVMAVVEENAFPGSVLGGYTTDSGGTDEDLFTALSSNVTPADGELERAVVVGQGPFTLPASGDPVTQVFALVAGTSEASLLDNAQGVYSRYFPCLTNAAGCPLESGRIAPSTALQPDGLLSATAQGPSECGRTSDTQDLPTLGTYRLASVYPNPVSTTAQVDFSLPTAEEARVEVYDLLGRRVAVVAEGVRPAGTHTVTLDATGLPSGVYVVRLSTPSVALTERVTVVR